One Thermodesulfobacteriota bacterium DNA window includes the following coding sequences:
- a CDS encoding (Fe-S)-binding protein: protein MDKKVEFKKGTYCFGAPVKHQKYLDLPFAREWQPHNEDWGLPHNWKEIIIQGMKTLLNRYRSFKLFMDVCVRCGACADKCHFFIGTGDPKNMPVLRAELLRSVYRRYFTLQGRIFGRLVGARDLTEEILKEWFYYFYQCTECRRCSLYCPYGIDTCEITMMGRELLNLLGCNIQWIIEPASNSYRTGNHLGVPPLAFKETMEFAVDEIKELTGIKIDVPINKKGAEVLFVAPSADYFASPHWYTLLGYLMLFHEVGLDYTWSAFASEGGNFGLFHSYELMKKLNAKIYEEAKRLRVKWILGGECGHMWRVIHQYMDTINGPADFLEEPVSPITGTRFENAKSTKVVHIAEFTADLIFHNKLKLDKSRNDKWVVTFHDSCNTARSMGLFEEPRFILRNVCNRFYEMPENTIREKTFCCGSGAGLGADENLEARLKGGFPRAYAVKYVKEKYGVNMVACMCAIDKASLPTLFEYWVGGVDVCGIHELVGNALVMTGEMERTKDLRGEPLSSGKNNEDLRQ, encoded by the coding sequence ATGGACAAAAAGGTAGAGTTCAAAAAGGGTACGTACTGCTTTGGTGCTCCTGTAAAACATCAAAAATATTTGGATCTTCCTTTTGCACGCGAGTGGCAGCCCCACAACGAAGACTGGGGTCTTCCTCATAACTGGAAAGAGATCATTATCCAAGGGATGAAAACGCTCCTTAACAGATATAGGTCATTCAAACTCTTTATGGATGTTTGCGTAAGATGTGGGGCATGCGCGGATAAATGCCATTTCTTTATCGGAACTGGTGATCCAAAAAACATGCCAGTTTTGCGGGCTGAGCTTCTCCGGTCAGTGTATAGGAGGTATTTCACCCTCCAGGGGCGTATCTTTGGTAGACTTGTTGGAGCAAGGGATTTGACGGAGGAGATTCTCAAAGAATGGTTTTACTATTTTTACCAATGCACCGAATGTCGAAGGTGTTCCCTTTACTGCCCGTATGGGATAGATACATGCGAAATTACAATGATGGGAAGAGAACTTCTAAATCTTTTAGGCTGCAATATCCAGTGGATCATTGAGCCCGCATCTAACTCTTACAGAACCGGCAACCACCTCGGTGTACCGCCGCTTGCCTTTAAAGAAACAATGGAATTTGCAGTGGACGAAATCAAAGAGCTTACAGGGATAAAGATAGATGTTCCAATAAACAAAAAAGGCGCGGAAGTTCTTTTTGTTGCCCCTTCCGCAGACTACTTTGCAAGCCCGCACTGGTACACGCTTTTGGGCTATCTTATGCTCTTTCATGAAGTAGGACTCGACTACACATGGAGCGCTTTTGCGTCAGAAGGTGGAAATTTTGGACTTTTTCACTCTTATGAACTTATGAAGAAGCTCAACGCAAAGATATACGAAGAGGCAAAAAGACTCCGGGTAAAATGGATACTCGGAGGCGAGTGCGGACACATGTGGAGGGTGATACACCAGTACATGGATACGATAAATGGGCCTGCAGATTTCCTCGAAGAGCCCGTCTCCCCTATAACCGGCACGAGATTTGAAAATGCAAAATCAACAAAGGTGGTCCACATAGCTGAGTTTACCGCGGATCTCATATTCCACAACAAGCTAAAACTGGATAAAAGTAGGAACGACAAATGGGTTGTAACCTTTCACGATTCGTGCAATACGGCAAGAAGCATGGGACTTTTTGAAGAACCAAGATTCATATTGAGGAACGTATGTAATAGATTTTACGAGATGCCAGAGAACACTATAAGGGAAAAGACTTTCTGTTGCGGAAGTGGGGCCGGATTGGGAGCTGACGAGAATCTAGAGGCTAGGCTAAAAGGAGGTTTTCCCAGGGCTTATGCGGTAAAGTACGTAAAAGAGAAATACGGGGTCAACATGGTTGCTTGCATGTGCGCTATAGACAAAGCATCACTCCCCACATTATTCGAATACTGGGTAGGCGGTGTTGATGTTTGCGGGATTCACGAGCTTGTAGGTAATGCCTTAGTTATGACAGGAGAAATGGAAAGAACAAAGGATTTGCGTGGCGAACCTCTGTCAAGTGGGAAAAATAATGAAGATCTACGACAGTAG